AAATTTGAAAGCAGGTCGATAATAATATAAAGAAAAAGGAAAACAAAAACACAGGAAAAAAATATAGTGATAATTGATTTTAAGATGTAGCGGTCTAAGATGCGCATAGTTTATAGGTTAAGTAACCTCCAACTGCGGCAAATATAATATTTGGGATCCAGCAGGCCAGGGCAGCCGGGATGATCCCTTCGATGGCCATTGCCACCAGGCCTATATACAAGGGATAATAGCAGATGATAATTAAGACGGCAATCCCGATGTTGATGGTTTTTTCGCGCCGGCGCGTAATGATCCCCAGCGATGAACCCAGGAGCATAAACACAAAACAGGAAAATGCCAAAGCCAGCTTTTCATGGATCTTGGTAATCAGGGGGGCAGGGCTTATTCCTTCGCTTTTTAATTTTTTCGCCTCTTTTTTTAATTCATGAATAGTCATCTCTTTGTATTTTTTATCCACAACTTTGTCCTGCATCTGGGCCATGTCCAGGTTCATAAAATAGGTGCGGAAATTAAGCTTATAAAAGTTAGTGGGATTTTCCGGGTCAGGTTCATCGCTTGTTCCGTCGATGAGCTTTAATTTTATGGTGTTTTTGCCGGGAACGGTGATAAATTCTCCGGCGCGGGCGACAATGGTGCGGGTGGGCTTGTCTTCACCTTGAGGTTCATAAATACGGATGTTATTGAGCCGGTTCTTTTTCTGGTCTACGTGATAGATGAAAAGGACGTATTTTTGAAAGGAATCAATGAATACCCCTTCTTCGAAGGCGGCGGTAGGATTTTTTATCCCCATTTCCTGCAGGACTCTGCGGTAAGCAAAATGCGCGTAGGAGGCCGCCTTATCGTTAAAAACCGCCAGCGCCAAGCTTAAAGCCAGGCCGATAGTCAATAAGGGAAGGATTAATTTAAACAGGTTTATTCCGCTTGCCCGTATCGCGATTACTTCGTTATCTCCGGATAATCTGCCGAAAGCGAGTAATATCGCCACCAGTATCGATATAGGCAGGGTATAGGTAACGATATAAGGAGTAAGGTAGATAAAAATCTGCACCACGCTGAAGAAATCCACTCCTTTATTGATGACTAAATCGGCAATGCGCTTTAGGTTGCCGATTAATACCATCAGGAAGGTTAATGTCCCCAGGCACAGGAGCAGGGGCCCGATAAATTCTCTTAAAATATAATTACGCAGTATTTTCATTCTAGTCGGCTAAAGTCATTAAAAGCACTATTTTTGCTCCGGCTTGCTTTAAACTTTTAGCTGCTTCGTTTGAGGTGGCTCCGGTAGTCAAGACATCGTCGATCAGCAATAAATTTGTATCCTTAATTAACTCCGGACGAGCAACCCGAAAACTTTCTTCTACATTCCTGCGCCGCTCTTCTAAAGTTAGTTCGGTTTGGGTTTTGGTTGGTTTGCTGCGAATAAGCGCCTCAGTGAGCAGTTCCTTATTAAATTCTTCGGCCACCTGCCGGCTTAAAATTTCAGCCTGATTGAATTCTCTTTCTCTTTGCCGGCTTTTATGCAGCGGTACAGGGATAATGAAATCAAGATGTTGGATCGGTAAATTATAATCCCGGATAAAAGTATTCATAATCGAGCCTAGCGGTTTTCCCAGGTAATCTTTACCGCCATATTTGAATTCATGGATCAATTTTTTTACGGAACCTGTGTATGGGCAGGGGCTGAATGCCCGGTCAAAATAAAATTTTACGTTCGCGCAGCTGGCGCAAGTGTTTTTCTCTATTGCTTTGGCGTCCAGGTGCCTGCCGCATGAAGCGCAGAAAGGAGGCAGGTTCTTTTCGACCTTGTCCCAGCAGCCGCGGCAGACTAAATCCCGCTCTTTGGTTGCCTCAACCCTGTTTTTACAAACCAGGCAGTAGTTTGGATAAATTAAATCCTTTAATCCTTTAAGCAAACCGGGCAACATAAAGATATAATAACAATGAAAATTGGCTTTGTCAAAGTAATTGACAGCCGGCTCTATCGATAGTAGAATTATTATCATGGAAAAGGCGAACCGCGCGGAATTAAAGGAAAAATTATTTAAATTATTGAATAAAGAGGCTTTAAAAAGAGGTAAATTTATTCTTTCTTCGGGTAAAGAGAGTAACTATTATCTTGATGGCCGGGTAATTACCTTGAGTCCGGAAGGCGCATATTTAGTTGCCGGCATTATTCTGGATATGGTTAAAGATGAAGCTGTGGATGCTATCGGCGGTCCGACTTTGGGAGCTGATCCTATTGTAGGAGCCTTGGCCGTTTTAAGCTATATCAATAAACAGCCGATTAAAACATTTATTGTGCGTAAACAGGCCAAAGAGCATGGGACACAGAGGCAGGTCGAAGGCCCGGAGTTAAAAAAAGGCGGCCGTGTAATCCTGATCGATGACGTGGCGACCAGCGGCAAGGCGATCTTGGAAGCAAAACAGGCATTGGATAAAATCGGGGTAATCGCCGAGAAGGCAATCGTAATTGTCGATCGCAACCAGGGGGCTGTTGAAAATTTAGCTAAAGCAGGTTTAAAATTAGAGCCAATCTTCAAAATTTCGGAATTCGGCCTCTAGGTGTTCTTGTGGAAAAAATAAAAATTGTCGTAGTCGGCGCAGGGCCATCGGGGATGATGGCGGCAATCCGGGCAGCAGCTCTTGGCCAGGATGTAACCCTGCTTGAAAAAAAGAGCACCCTCGGAAACAAGCTCCTCTTAAGCGGCAAAGGACGCTGTAATCTTACCAATACCGAAGATCTCCAGTATTTTCTCAAACGTTTCTCAAAGAGCGGCGACTTTTTAAGGGATGCCTTTAAGAAGTTTTTTAGCCAAGAGTTGATTTCTTTTTTTGAAGAGCGCGGTTTAAAGCTAAAAGTTGAGCGTCAGATGCGCGTTTTTCCTCAAAGCGACCGCTCTTCCAGTGTCCTGGATATATTAAAAAAAGAGTTGGAAAAGCTTAAAGTAAAGATTATTTACAAAAGCCAGGTTATTGATTTGCTGGTTAAAGATGGAGGAGCCCGGGGGGTACGTTTAGAGGATGAAAAGATCATCACGGCCCAGCGGATAATTTTAGCCGGCGGAGGGGCAAGTTACAGTTTTACCGGTTCCGACGCCTCAGCAATAAATATCGCTAAAAAATCCGGTCATACCATTGTGCCTTTGCGGGCAGGTTTGGTCGCTTTGGATGTGAAACAAAGTTATCCTAAAAAATTAGAGGGTTTAACCTTGCGCAATATCCGGCTTGAGTTTTCCGACGGCAAAACGCAGATTATTTCCGAGGTAGGGGAATTAGTTTTTACAGCGACCGGAATATCCGGGCCGCTGGTAATTACTTTAAGCGGCAGGGTGATCGATTTGCTGGCTGAAAGTAAAAAAGTTTACGCGGAGATAGATTTAAAGCCGGCATTATCTATCGAGCAGCTGGATGGCCGCCTGCTTAGGGAGTTTAAAACCAATTCTAAAAAAATTATCCAGAATGCGCTTAAAAGATTATTACCCTTGCGTTTAATTAAAGTTTTTATGGATGCCACGGGAATCGCTCCGCTTACAAAATGCAGCCAGATTACCCAGAGTCAAAGGCAAAAGATAATTTCCTTGCTTAAAGGTTTTCGTTTGGATATTTCCGGACCCCGGCCGCTTGAAGAAGCGATGGTGACCCGCGGCGGGGTGAGTTTAAAGGAGATCAATCCGCGGACCATGGAGTCGCGCCTGGTTAAGGGGCTGTATTTTTGCGGGGAGATGCTCGATGTTGACGCCGATACCGGCGGATTTAACCTTCAGGCGGCATTCTCGACCGGATATCTTGCGGGAGAAAGCGCGGCATCGAATTAAGGTCATATTTACGGGTGACGAGCCTTGATTCGAGCAGCATCTCAAAAATTTGAGCGCGGGCACGGTTGCCCGCAATAAATGTCCCGGCAGAGCGAAAATTTTTGCCGAAGCGAAGATTTTCCTCGCAGGGGAAAATCGAGCGGTGCTGGGAGAACAAGGCTCGGCAGGACCCGTAAATAATAATCTGATGAATAAAATTTACTTAGCCTCTAAATCAAAAGCCAGGAAAAAGTTGCTGGAGAAATTCGGCCTGAAGTTTAAAGTCCTTCCTTCTAAAGTTAAAGAGAATGACCGGCGCGGGAATTTATCTTACGCGCAATTAGTCAAGAATAACGCGCGCGACAAGGCCAAAGAGGTTGCCGCCAGAGTAAAAGAGGGGATCATTATCGCCGCCGATACTATCTGCGTGCAGGATGGCAAGATTTTCGGCAAGCCCAAAAACATACGCGCTGCCCGGCTTATGCTTAAGAAATTATCGAGCGCGCCGCAATGGCTTTATACCGGTCTGGCAGTTATAAAAAAAGATAAAGGCAAAGATCGAATCGCCATTGACTATGAAAAAACAAAAGTTTATATGGACCGATTAAGCGATAGAGAAATTAATAATTATTTCAAGCAGGTTTCTCCGTTGGATAAAGCGGGGAGTTTTGATATCCAGGGCAAGGGGGCATTTTTTATCAAGAGGATCGACGGCTGTTTTTATAATGTCGTCGGCTTGCCTTTGCGGAAACTCTATCGTATTTTTCAGAAACTGGGGGTGTTGTCTTTAATTTGTTTTGCCTGGGCGCTCTCCGGTTGTTCCACCGAGTATAACCTGGCTACCAAACAAGAGGAAAAATATTACTACAGCACGGATCAGGAAGTAGCCATGGGCCAGGCGATTAACCGCCAGCTGGAAAAAGAATTAAAATTTTCCAACGACCCTTTACAGAAGAAACGCGTAGAGGATATCGGCAAAAAGATAGCCGCGGTAAGTGATAGAAAAGAGATTGATTACTATTTTCAGGTTTTGGATGATGACACGGTAAATGCCGTTTCTCTGCCCGGAGGCTATGTCTATGTCAACAGCGGATTACTGGATAAAGTTTCCAATGATGATGAACTGGCTTGTGTTTTGGCGCATGAAGTAGGGCATATCGTCGCCCGGCACAGCATTAAAAAACTCCAGGCAATGCAAAGTTATTCCATATTAAGATTATTGGTGGCAGTAACTCCTGTCTCCGGAGCAGGGGAAGTAGGCTCTGCCGCGGACGCCGCTTTTACTCAATTTCTCCTCGGTTACAGCCGGGAGGATGAGCTGCTGGCGGACCAATTGGGGACCCGCTACGCTAAATTGGCAGGTTATAACCCGCACGCGATGATTACTTTTTTAACCAAACTGCAGGATATAAACCGCAGGACGCCGCTCCAGGAGCGTTCCTATTTTAAGACCCACCCCTATGTGCCTGACAGGATCAGGGTAGTCAAACAGGAACTGGGAGAGCAAATCAGCTTCGGGGATTATATCAACATTGAACAAGAAACTCACAAATAAAATATTTTATTTTTTAGCGGTAATTTTGTTAACCTTTTCTAGCCTTCCGGCTGCGGAGATTTTGCGTAAGGAAAATATGGAGAATAATTTAGTAGATTTAAGTAAAGCCAATTTCGATAATCCATTTGGAGTTTTAGAGTTTCTGCACTGGAATCATTCTTGGAATAGCTATAAATATCCCGGTAATCGTGATTTGGAGAAAACTATTTCTTTGATGCAGGAGGCCGGGGTTGGCTGGGTAAGATTGGATTTCCTATGGGGGGATATTGAAGCGCAAGAGGGTAAGTTTGATTTTTCTAAATATGATAATGTCGTTAAATTACTCAAAGGTAAAGGAATTCATATCCTGGGTATTTTGCATTACAGTACAAGTTGGGCTTCTTCCTGTGGGGAGTGGAATTGTCCGCCTAAAGATAATAAAATATTCGTCAATTACGCGAACAAGGTTATACAGCGCTATAAAGATCAGGTTAAATACTGGGAGGTTTGGAACGAGCCGGATTCTGCTATCTACTGGAAACAACAGGACAGCCTTAACTCCTATTGCGGCCTGCTAAAAGAAGTGTATCTGGCGGCTAAAAGAATAGATCCGGATTGTAAGATCCTAAACGGCGGTATTGCCAATGGGCCGGCCAGCATTAATCACCTTTATGATAACGGAGCCAAAGATTATTTCGATATATTAAACCTGCATTTTTTCGAAAGCCCTTTACATAGCAAGGATGCCATAAAAGCTTTAGCCGGTTATTTTAAGCTTGTCCATAAGATAATGGCGCGCAACGGGGATGCCAACAAGAAAATCTGGATAACTGAAATCGGTTGTCCCGGGGTAAAGTTGGGATTAAGGGCAGATAATTGGTGGATGGGCAAAAATCCTGATGAACGCCAACAAGCCCAGTGGCTAAAAGACGTGTATACTGAACTATTAAAAGATCCCCAGGTAGAGAAAATTTTTTGGGCCTTTTTCCGGGACACTAAAAATCACTGGAAAAATGGGGTAGATTATTTTGGTTTGGTGCGCTGGGATTATTCCCGCAAATCCTCTTTTAAAGCCTATCGAGAGTGTCACCGGAAGTGGAAGGATAGAGCCGTATAATTTAGTGCGGGAGGAGGGAGTTGAACCCTCAAGGGTTGCCCCACACGCTTCTGAGACGTGCGCGTCTGCCATTCCGCCACCCCCGCAAAATTAATCTTAAGTATATATTAGCCTCTTTATCCTGTCAATCAGTTATCGGGGACGTTTTCCTTCTCCCCCATTTCCCGATTAGGTTGGAAACAGTTTCGGTATAAAAGAATTGCGGCTGAGTTTTTTTGCTGTTATAATATTGGTTTATTACAGGAGAAAATTATGTTTTTGGAGCATTTTAAAATCACCGGACTTGCCATGGCCCAGATCTTCATTTTGGGGGCTTTAGGCTATATTTTGGTAAGGAAAAATATGCTTTCTCACTTGGGCTTAGATGCTTTAAGCCGCCTGGTGATCCAGATTATTTTCCCGGCGATGATCTTTACCCAGTTGTTGCAGAATTTCAGCTTCAGCCTTTATCCGAACTGGTGGATTTTTCCGCTGGCCAGCCTGACAATTACCGCTTGCGGCCTGCTGGTGGGTTTCTTTTTGCTTAAGCTGATCAGGTTAAAAAATCATAAATTGCAGTTTTTAAGCCTGGTGGGTTTTCAGAATTCCGGATACCTGCCTTTGGCGATGGTGGCAGCCATATTTTCCGGCCAGGAGTTGAACAATATTTTTATTTATATCTTCTTGTTCCTGCTGGGTTTTGATTTGGTGGCCTGGTCATTGGGAATATATATGCTTACTTACGATAAAGAGGTAAAATTTAAGTTGCGGCATATTTTCAGCCCTCCGGTAATCGCGAATTTATCGACTCTTACGCTTATAGCGCTGGGGTTAAATAAATTCATACCGGCGGTCATATTTAAACCTATCCAAATGATCGGTAACTGCACTTTGCCTTTGGCCTTGATTGTCGTCGGAGGCAACGTTGCTTTAGCGCGGCTGAAGAATATCGATAAGCAGGCGGTTTCTTTTTTTCTCTTAGGCAAGCTGATTATTTTGCCGCTGTTAGGCCTGTGGCTTGTGCTTAAGCTGGGGCTGCCGCAATTATTTGGTTTTTTGATCGTTATGCAGTTAGCCATGCCCTCGGCAACATCTTTATCGGTGATTATCCGCCATTATAACCGGGAAGACGCCTTGATC
The nucleotide sequence above comes from Candidatus Omnitrophota bacterium. Encoded proteins:
- a CDS encoding LptF/LptG family permease; translated protein: MKILRNYILREFIGPLLLCLGTLTFLMVLIGNLKRIADLVINKGVDFFSVVQIFIYLTPYIVTYTLPISILVAILLAFGRLSGDNEVIAIRASGINLFKLILPLLTIGLALSLALAVFNDKAASYAHFAYRRVLQEMGIKNPTAAFEEGVFIDSFQKYVLFIYHVDQKKNRLNNIRIYEPQGEDKPTRTIVARAGEFITVPGKNTIKLKLIDGTSDEPDPENPTNFYKLNFRTYFMNLDMAQMQDKVVDKKYKEMTIHELKKEAKKLKSEGISPAPLITKIHEKLALAFSCFVFMLLGSSLGIITRRREKTINIGIAVLIIICYYPLYIGLVAMAIEGIIPAALACWIPNIIFAAVGGYLTYKLCAS
- a CDS encoding ComF family protein: MLPGLLKGLKDLIYPNYCLVCKNRVEATKERDLVCRGCWDKVEKNLPPFCASCGRHLDAKAIEKNTCASCANVKFYFDRAFSPCPYTGSVKKLIHEFKYGGKDYLGKPLGSIMNTFIRDYNLPIQHLDFIIPVPLHKSRQREREFNQAEILSRQVAEEFNKELLTEALIRSKPTKTQTELTLEERRRNVEESFRVARPELIKDTNLLLIDDVLTTGATSNEAAKSLKQAGAKIVLLMTLAD
- the pyrE gene encoding orotate phosphoribosyltransferase; translated protein: MEKANRAELKEKLFKLLNKEALKRGKFILSSGKESNYYLDGRVITLSPEGAYLVAGIILDMVKDEAVDAIGGPTLGADPIVGALAVLSYINKQPIKTFIVRKQAKEHGTQRQVEGPELKKGGRVILIDDVATSGKAILEAKQALDKIGVIAEKAIVIVDRNQGAVENLAKAGLKLEPIFKISEFGL
- a CDS encoding NAD(P)/FAD-dependent oxidoreductase; its protein translation is MEKIKIVVVGAGPSGMMAAIRAAALGQDVTLLEKKSTLGNKLLLSGKGRCNLTNTEDLQYFLKRFSKSGDFLRDAFKKFFSQELISFFEERGLKLKVERQMRVFPQSDRSSSVLDILKKELEKLKVKIIYKSQVIDLLVKDGGARGVRLEDEKIITAQRIILAGGGASYSFTGSDASAINIAKKSGHTIVPLRAGLVALDVKQSYPKKLEGLTLRNIRLEFSDGKTQIISEVGELVFTATGISGPLVITLSGRVIDLLAESKKVYAEIDLKPALSIEQLDGRLLREFKTNSKKIIQNALKRLLPLRLIKVFMDATGIAPLTKCSQITQSQRQKIISLLKGFRLDISGPRPLEEAMVTRGGVSLKEINPRTMESRLVKGLYFCGEMLDVDADTGGFNLQAAFSTGYLAGESAASN
- a CDS encoding Maf and M48 domain-containing protein, whose product is MNKIYLASKSKARKKLLEKFGLKFKVLPSKVKENDRRGNLSYAQLVKNNARDKAKEVAARVKEGIIIAADTICVQDGKIFGKPKNIRAARLMLKKLSSAPQWLYTGLAVIKKDKGKDRIAIDYEKTKVYMDRLSDREINNYFKQVSPLDKAGSFDIQGKGAFFIKRIDGCFYNVVGLPLRKLYRIFQKLGVLSLICFAWALSGCSTEYNLATKQEEKYYYSTDQEVAMGQAINRQLEKELKFSNDPLQKKRVEDIGKKIAAVSDRKEIDYYFQVLDDDTVNAVSLPGGYVYVNSGLLDKVSNDDELACVLAHEVGHIVARHSIKKLQAMQSYSILRLLVAVTPVSGAGEVGSAADAAFTQFLLGYSREDELLADQLGTRYAKLAGYNPHAMITFLTKLQDINRRTPLQERSYFKTHPYVPDRIRVVKQELGEQISFGDYINIEQETHK
- a CDS encoding family 1 glycosylhydrolase; this encodes MENNLVDLSKANFDNPFGVLEFLHWNHSWNSYKYPGNRDLEKTISLMQEAGVGWVRLDFLWGDIEAQEGKFDFSKYDNVVKLLKGKGIHILGILHYSTSWASSCGEWNCPPKDNKIFVNYANKVIQRYKDQVKYWEVWNEPDSAIYWKQQDSLNSYCGLLKEVYLAAKRIDPDCKILNGGIANGPASINHLYDNGAKDYFDILNLHFFESPLHSKDAIKALAGYFKLVHKIMARNGDANKKIWITEIGCPGVKLGLRADNWWMGKNPDERQQAQWLKDVYTELLKDPQVEKIFWAFFRDTKNHWKNGVDYFGLVRWDYSRKSSFKAYRECHRKWKDRAV
- a CDS encoding AEC family transporter; the encoded protein is MFLEHFKITGLAMAQIFILGALGYILVRKNMLSHLGLDALSRLVIQIIFPAMIFTQLLQNFSFSLYPNWWIFPLASLTITACGLLVGFFLLKLIRLKNHKLQFLSLVGFQNSGYLPLAMVAAIFSGQELNNIFIYIFLFLLGFDLVAWSLGIYMLTYDKEVKFKLRHIFSPPVIANLSTLTLIALGLNKFIPAVIFKPIQMIGNCTLPLALIVVGGNVALARLKNIDKQAVSFFLLGKLIILPLLGLWLVLKLGLPQLFGFLIVMQLAMPSATSLSVIIRHYNREDALISQGVFFSHIISLVTIPLFLGLYLSLVVLK